A region from the Arachis ipaensis cultivar K30076 chromosome B01, Araip1.1, whole genome shotgun sequence genome encodes:
- the LOC110266003 gene encoding uncharacterized protein LOC110266003, translated as SAPIISPPDWNLPFELMCDASDFAVGAVLGQRKDNLVRVIYYASKEFDIEIRDKKGVENKVADHLSRISHDQGGRNDTNVNELFPDEQLMTVHKVPWFADIANFKATGALPLGINKHQKRKLMNDAKYFVWDEPYLFKKCSDGILRRCVSEEEGREVLWNCHGSCYGGHFGGDRTAAKVLQSGFFWPTLFKDAKELVKSCNRAAPPNPLLPLFLSHHQPPPATVRPPTTQTPPTTQTPPLFPSSSFFLHPQPPLPPSSASTTHRAAINRCAPTPPTTTLTPKTPLSPYLPPNSTTAAAPPPATAPDATAPSSPATSLPQPPSFVSQVPQNVTFLSIRS; from the exons tctgctcctatcatttccccacctgattggaacctaccatttgaattgatgtgtgatgcatctgattttgcagttggggcagtgttaggacaaaggaaagataacttagttcgTGTGATatattatgctagcaaa gaatttgatattgaaatcagagacaagaaaggagtggagaacaaggtggcagatcacctatccagaatctctcatgatcaaggtggaagaaatgatacaaatgtgaacgagctcttccctgatgagcagttgatgacagttcacaaagtaccatggtttgcagatattgcaaatttcaaggcaactggggcattacccctagggatcaataaacatcaaaaaaggaagctcatgaatgatgcaaaatactttgtttgggacgagccatatctcttcaagaaatgttcagatggaatccttagaagatgtgtttcggaagaagaaggaagagaagtccTGTGGAATTGCCACGGTTCATGTTATGGcgggcactttggaggggacagaactgcagcaaaggtgttacaaagcggattcttttggcccacccttttcaaggatgccaaggaactagtaaaaagctgcaa tcgcgcagcccccccaaaccctctcctccctctcttccTCTCCCACCACCAACCACCGCCAGCCACCGTCCGaccgccgaccacccagaccccgCCGACCACCCAAACCCCCCCTCTTTTtccctcctcttccttcttcctccACCCACAACCACCCCTGCCTCCCTCCTCCGCGAGCACCACCCACCGCGCCGCCATCAACCGCTGCGCCCCCACACCACCCACAACCACCCTTACCCCCAAAACCCCCCTCTCCCCCTACCTACCTCCGAACAGCACCACCGCCGCCGCGCCACCACCAGCCACTGCGCCGGACGCCACTGCCCCAtcatccccagccacctctctaccCCAACCTCCTTCATTCGTCTCCCAGGTTCCGCAAAACGTCACCTTTTTATCCATTCGTAGTTAG